In Negativicutes bacterium, the sequence GAAGGCTTTATATCATGTGGTCGACTTCTATCGCGAGCAAGACTGTGAGGTGCTGTTCGGTCAGGGGATTCAAGCCGAGAATTTTAACGATGACGCTCTTGGCAGAGCCCTCGACCTGCTCGCCGGCACGGATATGAATAAGCTTTTTTCATCGATATCGCTATCCGGTTTATTAAGCCGGGGGCCTGTCGGCAGGCTTCACGTGGATACGACTTCGATCTCAGTGCAAGGCGCTTATGAAGGTTCTGGATCGTTGGATATCACCCTTGGATACAGTAAAGACTTACGCCATGACCTCAAACAGATCATGATGGGTCTGGCGGTTACTCCGGAAGGACTGCCCGCCTTCGGTCAGGTTCTGAACGGGAATCAGAATGACGGTAAATGGTATCCAACCGTGATCGACAAGCTACGTTCACTGATGTCACCCGAGAAACTTGCCGATGTGATCTTCGTTGCCGATGCAGCTTTGGTTAACGAAAACAATCTGAAGGCAATGGCGGCGGGGAGTGGGATTCAGTTCATTTCACGTCTACCGGAGACATTCAAACTTGCTTCTGAGCTAAAAGCATCCGCTCGCTATGGGGCATGGAACACCATTGGAACCTTCAGTGAACAACGTGAGGCCGCAGTCTACCGCAGCCAATCCTTTGTGCGGACATTATACGGCCAGCCCTATCGTTTCATCGTCGTTCACTCCTCGGCACTGGGCAGCCGCAAAGAGAACACGCTCACCAAACGGTGGGAAACAGCCAAGCTAGAACTGGAACATGCCATTTCTGTCTTGGCGAAACAAGCATTTGCTTGCCAGGCAGATGCGGAGACGGCGATGGCAGACTTCATCAAGCAGCAGAAAGCCCCTTTCGGCCTCGCGGGAACTGTGGAAATAGAAGAGACAGCGAAGCATGTCAGGCGTGGTCGTCCAGCCAGGGACGCTGTCCCTGTCGTGACAGCAAAGTATTTCGCTCGCATTCAGGTTCTCGAGGCGGATCAGAGCTTCATGGAGCAAGAGAAGGCAGATGCTTCGACCTTTCTATTGATCACCAATCTCCTGGATGACCAACAATATACAGACGAAGAGATCCTGAAGGAGTACAAGGAGCAGGGAAGCGTAGAAAAACAGTTTCGCTTCCTGAAATCACCTTTTCTGGTGGGCCCTATCTACCTGAAGAACAAAAGCCGGGTAGAAGCCTTGGCCTATGTGTTTCTTTTTGCCTTGTTGGTGGCTACGCACCTTGAACTCAGAGTTCGTGAAGCACTGAAAAACAAAGGAGAACTGTTACAGCATCCTGACAAGCGCAAAATTGCTAACCCTACCGCCGCCATGCTGCTTGAACTATTGGCCAGTATCCGTGTGGTCCGTTTAGGTGAGCAGCGTGCTATTGCCAAACCGGCGGGCCCTCATGTTAAGAGAATT encodes:
- a CDS encoding IS1634 family transposase, with product KALYHVVDFYREQDCEVLFGQGIQAENFNDDALGRALDLLAGTDMNKLFSSISLSGLLSRGPVGRLHVDTTSISVQGAYEGSGSLDITLGYSKDLRHDLKQIMMGLAVTPEGLPAFGQVLNGNQNDGKWYPTVIDKLRSLMSPEKLADVIFVADAALVNENNLKAMAAGSGIQFISRLPETFKLASELKASARYGAWNTIGTFSEQREAAVYRSQSFVRTLYGQPYRFIVVHSSALGSRKENTLTKRWETAKLELEHAISVLAKQAFACQADAETAMADFIKQQKAPFGLAGTVEIEETAKHVRRGRPARDAVPVVTAKYFARIQVLEADQSFMEQEKADASTFLLITNLLDDQQYTDEEILKEYKEQGSVEKQFRFLKSPFLVGPIYLKNKSRVEALAYVFLFALLVATHLELRVREALKNKGELLQHPDKRKIANPTAAMLLELLASIRVVRLGEQRAIAKPAGPHVKRILELAGFDETIYTAVRNF